A window of the Candida orthopsilosis Co 90-125, chromosome 1 draft sequence genome harbors these coding sequences:
- a CDS encoding Coq1 protein (S. cerevisiae homolog COQ1 has trans-hexaprenyltranstransferase activity, has role in ubiquinone biosynthetic process and localizes to mitochondrion): MLRNIVKSRRGLLAPLRRGYSTSNSFKTAVEAAEKLVSPPAQTKFQDPFSIVSHEMSNLAKSIASLIGSGHPTLNRISSYYFEAEGKNVRPLIVLILSKALSKIPLSERQRIKIDEYDVTEQTPIKGTPQPGQESIAGYSVDDSLSPLNILHGINPKIILDPLSKPMDRLPEMDKQNGILPKQRRLAEIVEMIHTASLLHDDVIDLSDSRRGRPSGNIAFTNKMAVLGGDFLLGRASVAIARLRNPEVIELLSTTIANLVEGEFMQLKNTVLSNSGEEIIDNDGDEKKVPKATGKVPTEKHQYSVNEEDIVDHDTNVQAAFEYYLHKTYLKTASLMSKSCRAAAVLSGAQDDIIENCYQFGRNLGLCFQIVDDMLDYTSSDKAFGKPSQADLKLGLATAPVLFAWKQEPKLGELIARKFNEPGDVEIARRAVEKYQGVEQTREMAKKYCMDALANLRKLPESDARSALELLTNSVLTRSN; the protein is encoded by the coding sequence ATGCTAAGAAACATAGTCAAGAGTCGAAGAGGACTTCTCGCCCCCCTCAGACGAGGTTATTCCACTAGCAATTCCTTCAAGACTGCCGTGGAAGCAGCTGAAAAATTAGTCTCACCACCAGCTCAAACTAAATTTCAAGACCCGTTTTCAATTGTTAGTCATGAAATGTCCAATCTAGCCAAATCTATTGCCAGTTTAATTGGATCTGGCCATCCGACATTAAACAGAATAAGTTCTTATTATTTTGAAGCTGAAGGTAAAAATGTTCGACCTTTAATTGTGTTAATTTTAAGTAAAGCCTTACTGAAAATACCATTACTGGAACGTCAAAGGATAAAAATTGACGAATACGATGTTACTGAACAGACACCAATAAAGGGAACACCACAACCAGGTCAAGAATCAATTGCTGGATATAGTGTTGATGATAGTTTAAGTccattgaatattttgcaTGGTATAAATCCTAAAATTATTTTGGATCCATTGAGTAAACCAATGGATAGACTACCTGAAATGGATAAACAAAATGGTATATTACCTAAACAGAGAAGGTTGgctgaaattgttgagatGATTCACACTGCTAGTTTATTACATGATGACGTTATTGATTTATCTGATTCAAGAAGAGGTAGACCTAGTGGTAATATTGCATTCACTAACAAAATGGCCGTCTTGGGTGGAGATTTTCTTTTGGGTAGAGCTTCAGTTGCCATCGCTAGATTGAGAAATCCTGAAGTTATTGAATTATTGAGTACcacaattgcaaatttggttgaaggAGAATTtatgcaattgaaaaataccGTCTTGAGTAATAGTGGTGAGGAAATTATAGATAATGATGGAGATGAAAAAAAGGTGCCTAAAGCTACTGGGAAAGTCCCCACTGAAAAACATCAATATTCCGTTAACGAGgaagatattgttgatcatGATACAAATGTTCAAGCTGCATTTGAATACTATTTACACAAGACGTATTTGAAAACAGCATCGTTAATGTCGAAATCATGTCGAGCTGCTGCTGTTTTAAGTGGTGCTCAAGATgacattattgaaaattgttaTCAATTTGGACGTAATTTAGGATTATGTTTCCAAATAGTCGATGATATGTTGGACTACACCAGCTCCGACAAGGCATTTGGCAAACCAAGTCAAGCAGATTTAAAATTGGGTTTAGCAACAGCACCAGTTTTGTTTGCTTGGAAACAAGAACCTAAATTGGGAGAATTAATTGCCAGAAAATTTAATGAACCGggtgatgttgaaattgctcGTAGAGCCGTCGAGAAATACCAAGGTGTTGAACAAACTAGAGAAATGGCAAAGAAATATTGTATGGATGCATTGGCTAATTTGCGTAAATTGCCTGAATCTGATGCTAGAAGTGcattggaattgttgacaaattcaGTGTTGACTAGATCTAATTAG
- a CDS encoding Nth1 neutral trehalase gives MSSHQSATDQISPTRHHRRQSSMSSDEDPFALAEKYYGDNRKKNFGKNSPLNRVRTFSTFESTATKQQFLKELNEPHPITDSIKEGSEPPSSGDSKSPSPSGIAFSDTPGTGAKVHFNLHMNHDTDVDEDDEYDKQKTLDTKKFPRLSREVSPDSVTPDDIDIDGAKEQRFIRKATESAMKKRPSIVPLYQHEDNSQSLAPPPQNTLHFRRASLDDSILRPKKYYISDVQETLKELLENEDTDNNCQITIEDTGPKVLRLGTANSNGFKSSSVRGTYMLSNLLQELTIASRFGRHQIILDEARLNENPVDRMKRLISTSFWKKLTRRITRDNIVEMSKDTKIKESYVDEDGKLHEGKESYRIYVPYNRKDQYDFLTRIKNSSKDVPLDVQYLPEKIDADYIKSINKRPGLLAIESRLDPEDPTNLIGWPYVVPGGRFNELYGWDSYMETLGLLTDVHPGKNVEHLELARGMVENFIYEIEYYGKILNANRSYYLGRSQPPFLTDMALRVFNKIVEINPGDVNEAVDFLRRSTLAAIKEYETVWCCPPRLDKRTGLSCYHPEGKGIPPETEASHFNAILKKYVEKYGISQEEFIEKYNNEEIKEPKLDEYFLHDRAVRESGHDTSYRLEGKCAYLATVDLNSLLYKYENDLAFILANCFNDELEGRDGKIHASEIWIARAKERKKNVDKYLWNEKDCIYYDYNVHEQKQEDYESATCFWPLYSKLASKEQAAKLVEVSIPKFEEHGGLVAGTLKSRGEVGLSRPSRQWDYPFGWAPQQILAWIGLVNYGYDGIARRLAYRWLYMMTKSFVDYNGVVVEKYNVTKGAVPIRVDAEYGNQGLDFKGVATEGFGWVNASYLFGLTFLDLYAQRALGTLTPPDVFLRNMHPSQRKGYQ, from the coding sequence ATGCTGTCTCATCAGAGTGCCACCGACCAAATCTCTCCCACTAGACATCATAGAAGACAATCTTCAATGTCTAGTGATGAAGATCCGTTTGCTTTAGCTGAAAAATACTATGGTGACAATAGAAAGAAGAATTTTGGTAAAAATTCCCCACTAAATAGAGTTCGGACTTTTAGTACCTTTgaatcaacagcaacaaaacaacaatttttgaagGAATTGAATGAGCCGCATCCGATTACTGATTCCATCAAAGAAGGTTCAGAACCACCAAGTTCAGGTGACTCGAAATCGCCATCTCCACTGGGAATAGCATTTAGTGATACGCCAGGTACTGGTGCAAAAGTACATTTCAACCTTCATATGAATCATGACactgatgttgatgaagatgatgagtATGATAAGCAAAAGACCCTTGATACGAAGAAGTTTCCAAGATTGAGTCGTGAAGTGTCTCCTGATTCTGTTACTcctgatgatattgatattgatggGGCTAAAGAACAAAGATTTATTAGGAAAGCAACTGAAAGTgcaatgaagaagagacCTTCGATTGTTCCTCTTTATCAACATGAAGATAACTCACAGTCCTTAGCACCACCTCCACAAAACACACTTCACTTTAGAAGAGCATCTTTGGATGACTCCATTCTTCGTCCAAAGAAGTATTATATCAGTGATGTGCAAGAAACTTTAAAAGagttgttggaaaatgaagataCTGATAATAATTGCCAAATCACTATTGAGGATACTGGACCAAAAGTGTTGAGATTAGGTACTGCCAATTCCAATGGGTTCAAGCTGTCATCAGTGAGAGGTACTTATATGTTGAGTAATTTGTTGCAAGAATTGACCATTGCCAGTAGATTCGGAAGACACCAGATTATTTTGGATGAAGCGAGATTGAATGAAAACCCAGTTGATAGGATGAAACGTTTGATTTCAACctcattttggaaaaaattgacCAGGCGTATCACTAGGGacaatattgttgaaatgtCTAAAGATACAAAGATTAAAGAATCCTATGTTGACGAGGATGGAAAATTACATGAAGGTAAAGAAAGCTATAGAATCTATGTGCCATACAACCGCAAAGATCAGTACGACTTCCTTACCCGTATCAAGAATAGCTCAAAGGATGTTCCATTAGACGTTCAATATTTGCcagaaaaaattgatgctGACTATATAAAatccatcaacaaaaggCCTGGTTTGTTGGCTATTGAATCTCGTTTAGACCCAGAAGATCCAACTAACTTGATTGGATGGCCATATGTGGTTCCAGGTGGAAGATTCAATGAGTTGTATGGTTGGGATTCATACATGGAAACACTTGGGTTATTGACGGACGTTCACCCAGGTAAAAACGTTGAGCATTTGGAACTTGCTAGAGGTatggttgaaaatttcatttatGAGATTGAATATTATGGAAAGATTTTAAATGCCAATAGGTCCTACTATTTAGGTCGTTCACAACCACCATTTTTGACAGATATGGCCTTGAGAGTATTTAACAAGATTGTTGAGATTAATCCTGGTGATGTTAATGAAGCTGTAGATTTCTTGCGTCGGTCAACATTGGCTGCTATAAAGGAATATGAAACAGTTTGGTGTTGCCCTCCAAGATTGGACAAACGTACCGGGTTATCATGCTATCATCCAGAAGGAAAAGGTATTCCGCCAGAAACTGAAGCTTCTCATTTCAATGctatattgaaaaagtatgTTGAGAAATATGGCATTAGTCAAGAAGAATTTATTGAGAAATACAATAATGAAGAGATTAAAGAACCAAAATTAGATGAATATTTCTTACATGATAGAGCAGTTAGAGAGTCGGGTCATGATACTTCATATAGATTGGAAGGTAAATGTGCATACTTGGCAACAGTGGATTTGAATTCACTTTTGTACAAGTATGAAAATGATCTTGCATTCATATTGgcaaattgttttaatgatgaattggaaggTAGAGATGGCAAGATACACGCATCCGAGATCTGGATTGCGAGGGCGAAAGAACGGAAAAAAAATGTTGACAAGTATCTTTGGAATGAAAAAGACTGCATTTATTATGATTACAATGTTCATgaacaaaaacaagaagatTATGAATCAGCAACGTGTTTCTGGCCGTTATACTCGAAATTGGCCTCAAAAGAACAAGCTGCTAAATTAGTTGAAGTTTCAATTcccaaatttgaagagcACGGAGGATTGGTTGCAGGAACATTAAAGTCAAGAGGTGAAGTTGGCTTAAGTAGACCTTCACGTCAATGGGATTATCCATTCGGCTGGGCCCCACAACAAATATTAGCTTGGATAGGATTGGTCAATTATGGATACGATGGTATTGCTAGAAGATTGGCATACAGATGGCTTTACATGATGACTAAATCATTTGTCGATTATAATGGTGTTGTGGTGGAGAAATATAATGTCACGAAGGGAGCAGTTCCAATTAGAGTAGATGCAGAATATGGTAATCAAGGTTTAGATTTCAAAGGTGTTGCTACTGAAGGGTTTGGATGGGTTAATGCATCATATTTGTTTGGTTTAACCTTTTTAGATCTTTATGCCCAAAGAGCGTTGGGAACATTGACTCCACCGGATGTGTTTTTGAGAAACATGCATCCTTCTCAAAGAAAAGGTTATCAATGA